In a genomic window of Myotis daubentonii chromosome X, mMyoDau2.1, whole genome shotgun sequence:
- the LOC132223874 gene encoding probable G-protein coupled receptor 160: MIVLASENCSSQYQLHQTSQPLDGNCLLILIILGKILLNILTLGMRRKNTCQNFMEYFCISLALMDLLLLLNISIISYFRDFVLLDIRFTKYHICLFTQIISFTYGFLHYPVFLIAWIDYYLNFSKTTLPFMCQKLFYFFTVILIWISVFAYVLGDPDIYQNLKAQNVRPYQCPFNVSIQSSWLSFFMVMILFMAFITSWSEVITLVQAIRITSYMNETVLYFPFSSHSNCTVNSKKTLLPKFIVCFLGTWLPFVLLQIITLLFKVQIPAYIEMNIPWLYFVNSFLIATVYWCKCHKLNLRDIALPVDPFVNWKSCFIALAIHDPEQIEKPTSIIIC, encoded by the coding sequence ATGATTGTGCTTGCTTCAGAGAACTGCTCTTCTCAGTACCAGTTACATCAAACAAGTCAGCCTCTGGATGGTAACTGTCTGCTAATCTTGATTATACTtgggaaaatattattaaatatcctCACACTGGgaatgagaagaaaaaacacCTGTCAAAATTTTATGGAATATTTTTGCATTTCACTAGCACTCATGGACCTTTTACTTTTGTTAAACATTTCCATTATATCCTATTTCAGGGATTTTGTACTTTTAGACATTAGGTTTACTAAATACCACATCTGCTTGTTTACTCAAATTATATCTTTTACTTATGGCTTTTTGCATTATCCAGTTTTCCTGATAGCATGGATAGATTATTATCTGAATTTTTCTAAAACCACCCTTCCATTTATGtgtcagaaattattttatttctttacagtAATTTTGATTTGGATTTCAGTATTTGCTTATGTTTTGGGAGATCCAGATATCTACCAAAACCTGAAGGCACAGAATGTTCGTCCTTATCAATGTCCTTTCAACGTCAGCATTCAAAGTTCCTGGCTCTCATTTTTCATGGTGATGATTTTATTTATGGCTTTCATCACTTCTTGGTCAGAAGTTATTACCTTGGTACAGGCTATTAGGATAACTTCCTACATGAATGAGACTGTCCTATATTTCCCCTTTTCATCCCATTCTAATTGTACTGTGAACTCTAAAAAAACACTCTTGCCCAAGTTCATTGTCTGTTTTCTCGGTACCTGGTTACCATTTGTACTACTTCAAataattacccttttatttaaaGTACAGATTCCAGCATATATTGAGATGAACATTCCATGGTTGTACTTTGTCAATAGTTTTCTCATTGCTACGGTTTACTGGTGTAAATGTCACAAGTTAAATTTAAGAGACATTGCATTACCTGTGGATCCATTTGTCAACTGGAAAAGCTGCTTCATTGCACTTGCAATTCATGATCCTGAGCAAATTGAAAAGCCTACATCAATTATAATTTGTTAA